In a single window of the Actinomycetota bacterium genome:
- a CDS encoding WhiB family transcriptional regulator → MTLPGRPLWWRDAACREQPLDLFFPAPGRSAQPARNICATCTALHHCHTWAMSEGDWLDGIFAGLTRSERNRLRRRSA, encoded by the coding sequence GTGACCCTCCCCGGACGGCCCCTCTGGTGGCGAGACGCCGCTTGTCGAGAGCAACCCCTGGACCTGTTCTTCCCCGCCCCCGGCCGCTCCGCCCAACCCGCCCGCAACATCTGCGCCACCTGCACCGCCCTCCACCACTGCCACACGTGGGCGATGAGCGAAGGCGACTGGCTGGACGGCATCTTCGCCGGGCTCACCCGGAGCGAACGCAACCGACTGAGGAGACGCAGCGCGTGA
- the dcm gene encoding DNA (cytosine-5-)-methyltransferase: MTPRAYGVTVRRSAPLRLPMHHDAPDQGEWRTWAQSSERPIAIDLFSGAGGLSQGLEAAGYRVALAVDIDPWALETHVHNFAGRALGLDLASDADRDAVVGMFDGIAVDLVAGGPPCQPFSRAGRSKIRSLVELGARDEVDLRKELWRAFLDVVERIAPRSVLMENVPDMALGDDTIVLRQMLDRLETLGYEVDARIVDTWVHGVPQHRQRLILVGVRDGGAFQWPDPVEPVTVRDAIGDLPVLDVKADAPIGAEALPYDDRRASDFARRARKQCAGDSAVTIHDHLTRAVRADDLEAFRLMTSGTLYSDLPDEMKRYRDDIFDDKYNRLGWDDYSRSITAHIAKDGYWYIHPDQHRTLTVREAARVQTFPDNFRFAGSRSHQFHQIGNAVPPALAEAIGGAIIEACRGPLLRAARPSVRRAKFRTSVREWAKADRQQAPWEYPGEPWPVAVGLILGSKGGSAWPAPADVLRLAPGFSDATPSLLSAVATMSTPGRRRDAAERLRRVADSVRADAAGWEGQSWMKAANLGPANRTWYRLLAGETLGLVASTAVLRVTARVTGTDVHRQNRLSAGRMELAKLVGAGEDAALLNAALHRLGSTVCLPDEPLCRLCPVRSQCAGRWEAR, encoded by the coding sequence ATGACACCGCGGGCCTACGGAGTCACGGTCCGCCGTAGCGCGCCGTTGCGCCTACCGATGCACCATGATGCGCCTGACCAAGGCGAATGGCGAACGTGGGCGCAAAGCTCGGAGAGGCCCATCGCGATCGACCTGTTCTCGGGCGCAGGTGGTCTCTCACAGGGGTTGGAAGCGGCCGGCTATCGAGTCGCGCTAGCCGTCGACATCGACCCTTGGGCGCTCGAAACACACGTTCACAACTTTGCCGGACGCGCCCTGGGTCTCGATCTGGCGTCCGACGCCGACCGAGACGCTGTCGTTGGCATGTTTGACGGAATCGCCGTGGATTTGGTCGCCGGCGGACCGCCGTGCCAACCGTTCTCGCGAGCAGGTCGGTCCAAGATCCGGAGTCTCGTGGAGCTGGGCGCGCGCGACGAGGTCGACCTGCGCAAGGAGCTCTGGCGCGCATTCCTGGATGTGGTCGAGCGCATTGCTCCCCGGTCGGTGCTGATGGAGAACGTGCCAGACATGGCACTCGGCGACGACACGATCGTGCTTCGCCAGATGCTGGACCGACTGGAGACGCTCGGTTATGAGGTCGACGCCAGGATCGTCGACACCTGGGTCCACGGTGTTCCCCAGCATCGCCAACGGCTGATCCTGGTCGGGGTACGTGACGGCGGCGCGTTCCAGTGGCCCGACCCTGTCGAGCCCGTCACCGTGCGAGACGCGATCGGCGACCTGCCAGTGCTCGACGTTAAGGCGGACGCTCCGATCGGTGCTGAGGCCCTGCCCTACGACGATCGAAGAGCGAGCGACTTCGCCCGACGCGCCCGCAAACAGTGTGCGGGAGACTCGGCGGTGACCATCCACGACCACCTGACACGGGCGGTGAGGGCCGACGATCTCGAGGCCTTTCGTCTGATGACATCCGGCACGCTCTACTCGGATCTCCCCGACGAGATGAAGCGCTACCGCGACGACATCTTCGACGACAAGTACAACCGCCTCGGTTGGGATGACTACTCGCGATCGATCACGGCGCACATAGCCAAGGACGGGTACTGGTACATCCACCCAGACCAGCACCGAACGCTCACCGTCCGTGAGGCAGCTCGCGTGCAGACGTTCCCCGACAACTTTCGGTTCGCCGGCAGCAGATCGCACCAGTTCCATCAGATCGGAAACGCGGTTCCTCCCGCTCTGGCCGAGGCGATTGGCGGCGCCATCATCGAGGCATGTCGAGGGCCCCTGCTACGTGCCGCACGTCCGTCGGTCCGCCGCGCGAAGTTCCGCACATCAGTCCGGGAGTGGGCGAAGGCTGACCGCCAGCAAGCTCCCTGGGAGTACCCCGGAGAACCGTGGCCGGTCGCGGTTGGACTGATCCTGGGATCGAAAGGTGGGTCGGCGTGGCCCGCCCCAGCCGACGTCCTTCGTCTGGCGCCGGGCTTCAGCGATGCCACACCGAGCCTTCTGTCGGCGGTCGCAACAATGTCCACGCCCGGCCGCCGGCGTGATGCGGCGGAGCGACTCCGCCGCGTCGCCGACTCGGTCCGCGCCGATGCAGCCGGGTGGGAGGGACAGTCGTGGATGAAGGCGGCGAACCTCGGACCGGCCAACCGAACCTGGTACAGGTTGCTCGCCGGCGAGACGCTGGGACTGGTGGCGTCAACGGCCGTGCTTCGAGTGACTGCTCGCGTCACCGGCACCGACGTGCACCGCCAGAATCGGTTGTCCGCGGGTCGCATGGAACTCGCCAAGTTGGTCGGCGCTGGCGAGGACGCGGCTCTACTGAACGCTGCGCTGCACCGCTTGGGGAGCACCGTGTGCCTCCCTGACGAGCCGCTCTGTCGGCTGTGTCCGGTCCGGTCTCAATGCGCGGGACGATGGGAGGCCCGATGA
- a CDS encoding terminase small subunit → MTTPTPFVSRAELADLLGVSIATIDRWRRAGMPSHRPSGGQGALFFDPGEVVEWVRGAPAEVFVR, encoded by the coding sequence ATGACCACACCGACACCGTTCGTCTCGCGCGCCGAACTTGCCGACCTGTTGGGCGTGTCCATCGCGACGATCGACCGATGGCGCCGGGCCGGCATGCCGAGTCATCGCCCTAGTGGTGGTCAAGGGGCGCTTTTCTTCGACCCGGGCGAAGTGGTCGAGTGGGTGCGTGGGGCGCCAGCAGAGGTGTTTGTGAGATGA
- a CDS encoding pentapeptide repeat-containing protein has product MTTSQEDGMDSANGIVTKADLGGADLGGADLRRADLRRADLRGADLSGANLGGADLGGAYMSVANLYGANLEGADLEGADLRRADLRGADLSGANLGGADLRRACLGGANLSGADLEGVDLEDVNLEGVDLRGAKLYGAKLSRADLREANLVDARLVNANLSGACLAAADLSGACLADVNLFGANLRGADLREAELAYARLYGANLEGADLRGADLFGADLRDADLRGADLSAANLGGANLSGADLSDANLSDANLSGVNLEGVNLEGAKGVAS; this is encoded by the coding sequence ATGACCACATCACAGGAGGATGGCATGGACTCAGCAAATGGGATCGTAACCAAGGCCGATCTTGGGGGCGCCGATCTTGGGGGCGCCGATCTGCGCAGAGCCGATCTGCGCAGAGCCGATCTGCGTGGCGCCGACTTGTCCGGCGCCAATCTTGGGGGCGCCGATCTTGGGGGCGCCTACATGTCCGTCGCCAACCTGTACGGCGCAAATCTTGAGGGCGCCGATCTTGAGGGCGCCGATCTGCGCAGAGCCGATTTGCGTGGCGCCGACCTGTCCGGCGCCAATCTTGGGGGCGCCGATCTGCGCAGAGCCTGCCTTGGGGGCGCCAACCTGTCCGGCGCCGATCTTGAGGGCGTCGACCTTGAAGACGTCAATCTTGAGGGCGTCGATCTGCGTGGCGCCAAATTGTACGGCGCCAAATTGTCCCGCGCCGACTTGCGAGAGGCCAACCTGGTCGACGCCAGGCTAGTCAACGCCAACCTGTCCGGCGCCTGCCTGGCCGCCGCCGACCTGTCCGGCGCCTGCCTGGCCGACGTCAACCTGTTCGGCGCCAATCTGCGTGGCGCCGATCTGCGCGAAGCCGAACTGGCCTACGCCAGGCTGTACGGCGCAAACCTTGAGGGCGCCGATCTTCGTGGCGCCGACCTGTTCGGCGCCGATCTTCGTGACGCCGATTTGCGTGGCGCCGACTTGTCCGCCGCCAATCTTGGGGGCGCCAACCTGTCGGGCGCCGACCTGTCCGACGCCAACCTGTCCGACGCCAACCTGTCCGGCGTCAATCTTGAGGGCGTCAACCTTGAGGGCGCCAAAGGCGTGGCGTCATGA
- a CDS encoding pentapeptide repeat-containing protein codes for MGQRHRMGRGAVLMPQPVIGFKFVNKADLEGVDLRCDLEGADLRGANLAGANLEGANLEGANLEGAEGVTS; via the coding sequence ATGGGGCAACGACACCGGATGGGACGAGGAGCCGTTCTGATGCCGCAGCCTGTGATCGGGTTCAAATTCGTAAACAAGGCCGATCTTGAGGGCGTCGATCTGCGGTGCGACCTTGAGGGCGCCGATCTGCGTGGCGCCAACCTGGCCGGCGCCAATCTTGAGGGCGCAAATCTTGAGGGCGCCAATCTTGAGGGCGCCGAGGGCGTGACGTCATGA
- a CDS encoding helix-turn-helix domain-containing protein, which yields MTNLPAILTAEEVGELLRLSPATIRRLAETGELPGRKLGKVWRFSSQAIEHHLWESQ from the coding sequence ATGACCAACCTGCCCGCCATCCTCACCGCCGAAGAAGTGGGGGAGTTGCTGCGCCTATCGCCCGCCACCATCCGGCGCCTCGCCGAAACCGGCGAGCTGCCCGGCCGCAAGCTCGGCAAGGTGTGGCGCTTCTCCAGCCAAGCCATCGAGCACCACCTGTGGGAGAGCCAGTGA
- a CDS encoding helix-turn-helix transcriptional regulator, producing the protein MPAIDPNNLTKAMERSGLTPTRLADELGVSLSYVVRIMHGNRRLKRNPALRRRIADALDVPQHWIEHRDSGAA; encoded by the coding sequence GTGCCCGCAATCGACCCCAACAACCTCACCAAGGCGATGGAGCGATCAGGGCTGACGCCCACCCGTCTCGCAGACGAGCTCGGCGTCAGCCTCTCCTACGTGGTGCGCATCATGCACGGCAACCGCCGACTTAAGCGCAACCCCGCCCTCCGTCGCCGCATCGCCGACGCCCTCGACGTGCCCCAGCACTGGATCGAGCACCGAGACAGCGGGGCAGCGTGA
- a CDS encoding helix-turn-helix domain-containing protein — translation MGIDDGSVKGGGFDAVADLVQRHRILAGLTVVDAAKAAGVGRTKWTEVEAGQSAKPETLARMAIVVGLEPAELLALVDPRFTPPAASEPGNDLVARLLRLGDVVQRLADRVGDLERRVDALDPPAPAPTVRPPRPRSQAQR, via the coding sequence ATGGGCATCGATGATGGGAGCGTGAAGGGGGGCGGGTTCGACGCCGTTGCCGACCTCGTGCAGCGCCACCGGATCCTTGCCGGGCTGACCGTCGTCGACGCAGCGAAGGCGGCCGGGGTCGGCCGGACGAAGTGGACCGAGGTGGAGGCAGGTCAGTCAGCCAAGCCGGAGACGCTCGCCCGCATGGCCATCGTCGTCGGCCTCGAGCCGGCCGAGCTGCTCGCCCTGGTCGACCCCAGGTTCACGCCACCCGCTGCCAGCGAGCCCGGCAACGACCTGGTCGCCCGACTCCTGCGGCTGGGTGACGTCGTGCAGCGTCTTGCAGATCGAGTCGGAGATCTAGAGCGTCGAGTCGACGCTCTAGATCCTCCAGCGCCCGCTCCAACCGTTCGACCGCCTCGTCCACGCTCACAGGCGCAACGCTAG
- a CDS encoding site-specific integrase, which translates to MHLDRLPSGSWRVRVSVGGRRRSTTAPTRRDAEIAGARLLIELGRHLAGRDVTVAVLAGTHLADAELAATTADDYRRVVDALPAHFTDRRVADVGVGDVEHLYRTLGWSPHRLDRLHTVLSAAWQRAMRYDWADRNVVRLAQRPKVTPRPVTPPDDVDVARLLDAADGPLGVWLRLAATTGARRGEICGLQWHDLDLDTGALVIRRAVSYTPASGLVVTATKTGAKGHRVVALDVPTSRLLARHRAERAEHLLGLGLAWRDDWWVFSHRLGETSWRPDYVTHAFGVLRGDLGLEHVRLHDLRHYVATTLLADGEAPVTVAGRLGHATAATTLRRYAHFVPATDRAAADSLARRLAQHGNDGG; encoded by the coding sequence GTGCACCTCGACCGTCTCCCCTCCGGCTCCTGGCGGGTCCGAGTCTCCGTTGGTGGCCGTCGGCGCTCCACCACCGCGCCCACCCGGCGGGACGCCGAGATCGCCGGCGCCCGGCTCCTGATCGAGCTCGGACGGCACCTGGCCGGCCGAGACGTCACTGTCGCCGTGCTGGCCGGCACCCACCTGGCCGACGCCGAGCTGGCCGCCACCACCGCCGATGACTACCGGCGGGTCGTGGACGCCCTCCCCGCCCACTTCACCGACCGCCGGGTCGCCGACGTCGGCGTCGGCGACGTCGAGCACCTGTACCGCACCCTCGGCTGGTCGCCGCACCGGCTCGACAGGCTGCACACCGTGCTCTCGGCCGCCTGGCAGCGGGCGATGCGCTACGACTGGGCGGACCGCAACGTGGTGCGCCTCGCCCAACGTCCCAAGGTCACCCCCCGGCCCGTCACCCCACCCGACGACGTCGACGTCGCCCGCTTGCTCGACGCCGCCGACGGCCCGCTCGGCGTCTGGCTGCGCCTCGCCGCCACCACCGGGGCCCGGCGAGGCGAGATCTGCGGACTCCAGTGGCACGACCTCGACCTCGACACTGGGGCGCTCGTCATCCGGCGCGCCGTCTCCTACACGCCCGCCAGCGGGCTCGTCGTCACCGCCACCAAGACCGGGGCGAAAGGGCATCGGGTGGTGGCGCTCGACGTGCCCACGTCACGCCTGCTCGCTCGCCACCGCGCCGAGCGCGCCGAGCACTTGCTCGGGCTCGGGCTGGCGTGGCGGGACGACTGGTGGGTGTTCTCGCACCGACTCGGCGAGACGTCGTGGCGGCCCGACTACGTCACCCACGCCTTCGGGGTGCTGCGAGGCGACCTCGGCCTGGAGCACGTGCGGCTGCATGACCTGCGCCACTACGTCGCCACCACCCTCCTCGCCGACGGGGAGGCGCCCGTCACCGTCGCCGGACGGCTCGGGCACGCCACGGCGGCGACGACGCTGCGACGCTACGCCCACTTCGTCCCCGCCACCGACCGGGCGGCCGCCGACTCACTCGCCCGACGACTGGCCCAACACGGCAACGATGGCGGCTGA
- a CDS encoding isopenicillin N synthase family oxygenase encodes MRTLPAVPGPLPLIDVAALRAPGPAALAAAREIDAACRNAGFFRITGHGVPDELFDDLDRAAREFFALPDAVKSQIAMPRGGTAWRGWFPVGGELTSGRPDRKEGLYVGTELRADHPRVAAGVPLHGPNLFPSEPAELGPLALAWIAQLTELANVVMRGVALGLGLSPTWFEENLTGDPTVLFRIFHYPPGDDTDWGVGEHTDYGLLTLLAQDGCGGLQVRTPDGWVDVPAERGVIVCNIGDMLDRLTEGRYRSTAHRVRNTSGRSRLSMPFFFDPSWDACVVPLPLTGSPPADDADLRWDAASVHAWDGTYGDYLTAKVAKVFPELFTSVAAGVEDLSGGGARPRSPAGGPPA; translated from the coding sequence ATGCGTACGCTACCAGCGGTGCCCGGCCCGCTCCCACTCATCGACGTCGCCGCGCTGCGCGCACCTGGGCCGGCGGCGCTCGCCGCGGCCCGCGAGATCGACGCCGCCTGCCGCAACGCCGGCTTCTTCCGGATCACCGGCCACGGGGTGCCCGACGAGCTGTTCGACGACCTAGACCGGGCCGCTCGCGAGTTCTTCGCCCTGCCCGACGCCGTGAAGTCGCAGATCGCGATGCCCCGCGGCGGCACCGCCTGGCGGGGGTGGTTCCCCGTCGGCGGCGAGCTCACCTCCGGGCGTCCGGACCGCAAGGAGGGCCTGTACGTCGGCACCGAGCTGCGCGCCGACCACCCGCGCGTCGCGGCCGGCGTGCCCCTGCACGGGCCGAACCTGTTCCCGAGTGAGCCGGCCGAGCTCGGCCCATTGGCGCTCGCCTGGATCGCGCAGCTGACCGAACTCGCCAACGTGGTGATGCGCGGCGTGGCGCTCGGCCTCGGTCTCTCGCCGACTTGGTTCGAGGAGAACCTCACCGGCGATCCGACGGTGCTGTTCCGCATCTTCCACTACCCGCCCGGCGACGACACCGACTGGGGCGTCGGCGAGCACACCGACTACGGGCTGCTCACCCTGCTCGCCCAGGACGGCTGCGGCGGGCTGCAGGTGCGCACGCCCGACGGCTGGGTGGACGTGCCCGCCGAGCGGGGCGTGATCGTGTGCAACATCGGCGACATGCTCGATCGCCTCACCGAGGGCCGCTATCGCTCGACGGCGCACAGGGTGCGCAACACGAGTGGGCGCAGCCGGCTGTCGATGCCGTTCTTCTTCGACCCCTCGTGGGACGCGTGCGTCGTGCCGCTGCCGCTCACCGGCTCGCCCCCTGCCGACGACGCCGACCTCCGGTGGGACGCGGCGAGCGTCCACGCGTGGGACGGGACCTACGGCGACTACCTCACCGCGAAGGTGGCGAAGGTCTTCCCCGAGCTGTTCACGTCGGTGGCGGCCGGCGTGGAAGACCTCAGCGGAGGCGGTGCGAGACCTCGTTCGCCAGCAGGCGGCCCGCCCGCGTGA
- the hemW gene encoding radical SAM family heme chaperone HemW: MPFGVYVHIPFCRHRCDYCAFATWADRDHLVAVYMDALAAEIGRAVAAGMPAATSVFVGGGTPTRVPAEALAGVLGRIPIAPGAEVSVECNPDDVTVAMLGTYRAAGVNRLSFGVQSMVTDVLAALGRTHDPANVVAAVDAAREVGFESFNLDLIYGAAGETPGDWAETVRAALALEPPHVSAYGLTVEAGTPLALDPERHPDDDVQAEMYEIADELLSAAGLSTYEVSNWALPGHECRHNQLYWGQGDYLGFGCAAHSHRDGRRWWNVRAPERYVDLVGEGSPAEAAAEQLDVETRRMEGLQLALRTRDGVPAGSLDMTDLAGLVEVRGERAVLTRAGRLLANEVSHRLR, translated from the coding sequence GTGCCGTTCGGTGTCTACGTCCACATCCCGTTCTGTCGGCACCGTTGCGACTACTGCGCGTTTGCCACCTGGGCCGATCGTGATCACCTGGTCGCCGTCTACATGGACGCGCTCGCGGCCGAGATCGGCCGTGCCGTGGCCGCCGGGATGCCGGCCGCGACGAGCGTGTTCGTCGGCGGCGGCACTCCCACCCGCGTGCCCGCCGAGGCACTCGCCGGCGTCCTCGGACGGATCCCGATCGCCCCCGGCGCCGAGGTGAGCGTCGAGTGCAACCCCGACGACGTGACGGTCGCGATGCTCGGCACGTACCGCGCCGCGGGGGTGAACCGGCTGAGCTTCGGGGTGCAGTCGATGGTGACCGATGTGCTCGCCGCGCTCGGGCGCACGCACGATCCCGCCAACGTCGTCGCCGCCGTCGACGCGGCGCGCGAGGTGGGGTTCGAGTCGTTCAACCTCGACCTCATCTACGGGGCCGCAGGCGAGACGCCGGGCGACTGGGCGGAGACGGTGCGCGCTGCGCTCGCGCTCGAACCGCCGCACGTGTCGGCCTATGGGCTGACGGTCGAGGCCGGGACTCCGCTTGCCCTCGATCCCGAGCGGCATCCCGACGACGACGTGCAGGCGGAGATGTACGAGATCGCCGACGAGCTGTTGAGTGCCGCGGGGCTTTCCACCTACGAGGTGTCGAACTGGGCGCTGCCCGGCCACGAGTGCCGGCACAACCAGCTCTACTGGGGGCAGGGCGACTACCTCGGCTTCGGCTGCGCGGCCCACTCTCACCGCGACGGGCGGCGGTGGTGGAACGTGCGAGCCCCCGAGCGTTATGTGGATCTCGTCGGCGAGGGGAGCCCGGCCGAGGCAGCGGCGGAGCAGCTCGACGTGGAGACCCGCCGGATGGAGGGTCTGCAGCTAGCGCTGCGGACTCGCGACGGTGTTCCCGCCGGCTCGCTGGACATGACCGATCTCGCCGGGCTGGTAGAGGTCCGCGGTGAGAGGGCGGTGCTCACGCGGGCGGGCCGCCTGCTGGCGAACGAGGTCTCGCACCGCCTCCGCTGA
- a CDS encoding DUF222 domain-containing protein: protein MELVVGVVGVEEEALAALNAGVDALSRLDLDGLSDDRLHALTIAVQRCTARLGVARAAVVRRWDTRGVWAADGSRSPAHRLARETNTSTHSARVELARARDLAVMRRAADAITAGRLSLDHVYLFAKARKEPCQAAFADSEEWLVDQCARLPFPDAERLVKYWRQRADAAAAEDEAERNESANSLHTSATLDGTVVINGQLDAISGAVFTNELQRLERQLLLADKASLTVRTVTQRRAAALVEMAKRSAASKTGRQRPLVTVLVGDETLRHMCELSNGTVITPGQAAGLVNDALVESVIFDNKTTVIAVTHKRRFTGALRRAIEVRDRRCQHSSGCYQAVERCDVDHITPYRDGGPTSQFNGRLLCAFHNRHPDVSDHHQIKPQPVRPIDDLDRLRALIRWRNQHRPDDDSDDAA, encoded by the coding sequence ATGGAACTCGTAGTTGGGGTCGTAGGGGTTGAGGAAGAGGCGCTGGCAGCTTTGAACGCCGGTGTCGATGCCCTCTCTCGGCTCGACCTCGACGGGCTGTCTGACGACAGATTGCATGCGTTGACGATCGCGGTGCAGCGCTGTACCGCTCGACTGGGGGTGGCCCGCGCCGCGGTGGTCCGCCGTTGGGATACGCGTGGGGTGTGGGCCGCAGATGGTTCGCGCAGCCCCGCTCACCGCCTGGCGCGAGAGACGAACACCTCGACGCACTCGGCCAGGGTGGAGCTCGCCCGGGCAAGGGATCTGGCGGTGATGCGTCGTGCTGCGGACGCGATCACCGCTGGTCGGCTGTCGTTGGATCACGTGTACCTGTTCGCCAAGGCGCGCAAGGAACCCTGCCAAGCGGCGTTCGCCGACAGTGAGGAATGGCTCGTCGATCAATGCGCCCGGTTGCCGTTCCCCGACGCCGAACGGCTCGTCAAGTACTGGCGTCAACGCGCCGACGCCGCCGCCGCCGAGGACGAGGCCGAACGCAACGAGAGCGCCAACTCGTTGCACACGTCCGCGACCTTGGACGGCACGGTGGTGATCAACGGTCAACTCGACGCGATATCAGGGGCGGTGTTCACCAACGAACTACAGCGTCTGGAGCGCCAGCTGCTGTTGGCGGACAAGGCTTCGTTGACCGTGAGAACCGTCACGCAGCGGCGGGCGGCGGCGTTGGTGGAGATGGCCAAACGCTCAGCGGCGTCCAAGACCGGTCGGCAACGGCCGCTGGTCACCGTGCTCGTCGGCGACGAAACGCTGCGGCACATGTGTGAGTTGTCCAACGGCACCGTGATCACCCCCGGCCAAGCGGCCGGACTGGTCAACGACGCACTGGTGGAATCGGTGATCTTCGACAACAAGACCACCGTCATCGCCGTCACCCACAAACGACGCTTCACCGGGGCTTTGCGGCGCGCGATCGAAGTCCGCGACCGCCGCTGCCAACACAGCTCAGGCTGCTACCAGGCCGTGGAACGTTGCGACGTCGACCACATCACCCCCTACCGCGACGGCGGGCCGACCAGCCAGTTCAACGGGAGGCTGCTGTGCGCCTTCCACAACCGCCACCCCGACGTCAGCGACCACCACCAGATCAAACCCCAACCCGTGAGACCGATCGACGACCTCGACCGCCTCCGCGCCCTCATCCGCTGGCGCAACCAACACCGACCCGACGACGACAGCGACGACGCCGCCTGA
- a CDS encoding transcriptional regulator: MTDFDEDALASPYSRKVGERLRAIRRQKRLSLQDVEAQSDEEFKASVLGAYERGERAISVPRLERLAKFYAVPIDQLLPRDDAVPSLDALDAPTGTYRKLAIDLVKLAQMKGQPFEMLARFLRMIQVQRQDFNGKVLTVRGHDTRAIAAMLDVPIDQVGERLEALDLVFRTD; the protein is encoded by the coding sequence ATGACTGACTTCGACGAGGATGCACTCGCATCCCCTTACAGTCGCAAGGTCGGCGAGCGATTGCGCGCCATCCGCCGGCAGAAGCGGCTCTCCCTCCAAGACGTCGAGGCTCAGTCCGACGAGGAGTTCAAGGCCTCCGTGCTCGGGGCCTACGAGCGCGGTGAGCGGGCGATCTCGGTGCCGCGCCTCGAGCGTCTGGCCAAGTTCTACGCCGTGCCGATCGACCAGCTGCTGCCCCGCGACGACGCCGTGCCGAGCCTCGACGCGCTCGACGCGCCGACGGGGACGTACCGCAAGCTGGCGATCGACCTCGTCAAGCTCGCGCAGATGAAGGGCCAGCCGTTCGAGATGCTTGCCCGCTTCCTGCGGATGATCCAGGTACAGCGCCAGGACTTCAACGGCAAGGTGCTGACCGTGCGGGGCCACGACACGCGGGCGATCGCGGCCATGCTCGACGTCCCGATCGACCAGGTAGGTGAGCGCCTGGAAGCGCTCGACCTCGTCTTCCGCACCGACTGA
- a CDS encoding 16S rRNA (uracil(1498)-N(3))-methyltransferase, with protein sequence MIGERRDAAAQVFVETVDDGGLLSLADADAHHLARVLRLRRGERVVVSDGAGRWRMARFAGGAALEPEGEVRVEPRPAVTLTVGIALVKGDRVDWAVQKLTELGIDKVVLLAADRSVVRWDTERLPTHLQRLQRVAREAAMQSRAVYLPEIVHAAGVAGVLSGAGAAPGRMALAEPGATPLIDARATSTVLVGPEGGWSEVELDLPLHRVGLPGGVLRTETAAVTAGAILAALRGIAAT encoded by the coding sequence ATGATCGGCGAGCGCCGCGACGCCGCGGCGCAGGTGTTCGTCGAGACCGTCGACGACGGCGGTCTCTTGTCGCTCGCCGATGCCGACGCCCACCATTTGGCCCGAGTGCTGCGGCTGCGCCGGGGCGAACGAGTCGTCGTCAGCGACGGGGCCGGCCGCTGGCGCATGGCGCGCTTCGCCGGCGGGGCCGCGCTCGAACCCGAGGGTGAGGTGCGCGTCGAACCCCGGCCGGCGGTAACGCTGACGGTCGGCATCGCTCTCGTGAAGGGTGACCGCGTCGACTGGGCGGTGCAGAAGCTGACCGAGCTCGGGATCGACAAGGTGGTGCTGCTCGCCGCCGATCGCAGCGTCGTGCGCTGGGACACCGAGCGTCTTCCCACCCACCTCCAGCGGCTCCAGCGTGTGGCGCGGGAGGCCGCGATGCAGAGCCGCGCGGTGTACTTGCCCGAGATCGTGCACGCGGCGGGAGTGGCCGGGGTGCTGAGCGGCGCGGGTGCTGCGCCAGGGCGCATGGCGCTGGCCGAGCCCGGCGCCACGCCGTTGATCGACGCCCGCGCGACCTCGACGGTGCTCGTCGGGCCGGAGGGCGGCTGGAGCGAGGTCGAGCTGGACCTGCCGCTGCACCGAGTCGGGCTGCCCGGCGGCGTTCTGCGCACCGAGACCGCGGCCGTCACTGCCGGCGCGATCCTGGCTGCCTTACGTGGTATTGCTGCCACGTAG